The genome window CCCACGGCGCCGCCGACCCTGCTCCATGCACCGGGGCAACGAGCTAGTGCGTCACCGACCAGCAGAGCCCGCTGCCTCGACCCCACGCACCCCCCATGCAGGCACCAAGCCCCCTTGGGGGCGGATTTAGTAAACTATTCTACTGCGTTAGCATGGAGGGCACATGCTCTGGGAGGGGACGGCATGCAGCGCCAGGGTGGGTGCCCCTCAGCGGGGGGGTGGCGGGCGAGGGCGGGGATGTAGGATGGGGTGCTCTGGCCAGGGCTGGGGCGTGGAAATGCAGCGCCAGGGTGGGTGCCCCTCAGCAGGGGGGGGCGGGTGAGGGGGGGATGTAGGATGGGGTGCTCTGGCCGGGGCCAGGGCGTGGAGGTCCATGCAGCGCCAGGGTGGGTGCCCGTCAGCACAGGGGCATGGCAGTGGGACGGGGACAGTGCATGCGGGACGGGGCGCTCCGTCCGGGGGCATGCACGGGGGGCATGGGGGCGATACCTTTGCAGGGCATTACAGCGCCCGGGGCTAACAGTTAGACTCATCGTGGTGGGACGGGTCGCAGAAGAACCTAGAGCCCCGTTTGGCGGATCGGGCCGTGAAGGGGACGCTCTTCAGCACTGCAGACGTTTGACAGAGACACGCGTCAAAGCCCGCACGgccgacccccccccgccccccgggagcAGCCAGCCGGGGCCGAGGCTCAGCGAGCCCCTGGCAGCGCCACGGGCCACCCTGGCTGGCGTCGAGCAGAGACGGCTTCTGCCCCAAGCCAGCTTCCAGCCAGACGTGGCGCCGCGAGGGGCACccagcggggcaggggcaggacccaggcgtcctgagtCCGGGCCCGGCGCCCCGTCCACTTGGCCACGCTGCCTcgggggctcccccagcccccggggGGGAGCGGGCACCTACCCGTGATGATGTCCTCGATGGTCCCGTCCTTGCCCTCGTAGACGGGCCGGTGCTCCTTGGCCTGGCGCCGGCGCAGCTCTGCGATCAGCTCCTGCTCCTGCCACTTGTTCCGCTGCAACGGacactgggtgggggcagggctggggagaccccccctgccccccgggcaCAGACCCCGCCCGGCCCGGGGGCAGACCCCGCCCGGCCcgtaccccccccaccccggggtcAGATCCCACCCGGCCTGTACCCGCCCCCAGGGCAGATCCCGCCTGGCTTGTACCCCCTGCCCCGGGGGCAGATCCCGCCTGTAATCCCCCCACTGCTTCAGGCAGATCCATCCCGCCCCCCCCATCACCTCCTGGCGCAGGGCAGATCCTGCCCCGCCCAACCCCCCACCCTTCCAGGCGTGCAGGACAGGAGCAGTGCTGAGAGGGACAGAGCAGCGTCACCCGGGGGGGCATGTGTCCCGTCCCTGCATCCCCCCCATGGAAGAGAGCACGATTCatggattccccccacccccccgcagctGTGACCCCCCTTCCTGGGAGCGACCTTTGGCTTTGTCCCTATGCCGCCGGGCTCGGCGACAGGTGAAGTGCTGTAggaattggggggcgggggactcCGGGCCACCCCCGCCGTACCAGCACCCCCCTCCCTACCTTCTCCAGCTTCTTGGCCTCCTGGGCCAGCATCTTCTCCCGCAACACCTCCTCCTGCTTCTTCCGCTGCTCGTTCTCCTGCTCCGCGTCCTGCCGGCataacgggggcgggggggtgaacGGCACCAACCGGGTCGGCGCGCCAGACCGCGGCCCGGCTGATGCCAGGTCCGTCAGGGCGGGAGGGCTCGCGGCGTGGGGGGAAAAAGGCGGAGGGAGGGGTCAGCAGGGAAGGCAGGAATCGCTCAGCCGCAGCCCAGCGGGACAGGCGGGGGGGTCTTCGGGATGCCGCAGGGCGGGGCAGCCGGGCTGGGGTCCCGGAGCAGCAGGGGTGGCCGGGGAGGTGCCAAGATCCAAGCCGCCCGAGCGCTCACAGGAAGTGCCGGGACCGCGCCCCTAGCGGACGGGGCAGCCATTTCCCGTGCGGGACAATGGCAGGAAGGGGCCTGCCCCTGCGGGCTGAACCCAGCCCCAGGACACAGAGCGGCGGGGGGGGCGCCGGCTCTGCAGGGGtttgacgaagtgggactgttcttaatgtttcctctgaatagtgtgggggtgactcagtttcccctaggcagttcttaagtatctagggggtggggtaagggtgtatgatcattgcagagccctagagggcaggtgtgtgcaggggtctggacacagagaatggccgacaccctgtttcctggccactgatggcctgggcccttcccccctgcaaggtgagagctaaagggctggagaacaaaggaatccggtgacctcctggcccgggaaagggacaaagcccaggggaggaggggctggagggagtttcagtttggggctggctgggacatggagtgaagggcagacgtggttgtctggctcactgcccccaaaatggacccggctgaggggtcctgttctctgcacctacaagctccgttttagaccatgtccctgtcgtctaataaaccttctgtgttactggctggctgagagtcccgtctgactgtggagttggggggcaggaccctctggctgccccaggagcccgcctgggcggactcgctgtgggaagcgcacggaggggcagaggaggctgaatgctccgaggtcagacccaggaaggtggaagccgggtgagctgtgtgtcctgcagacaggctgctcccagagaggagacctcaccagagtcctgcctggcttcgtagggagcagttccagagcatcgcccggggactccatgacagggGGGCTCCTCTCACCTTGTAGGAGCGGATGAAGCGGACGAAGACGGGGAAGAACACGGAGGGGGGCATCGTCTTGGGGCTCTCGCCAAAGTAGCGCACGACCATGTTGTAGGCGTCCTGCCAAACAGGAGGCGGATGATGCTGGATCGTAGCAAACTCCacgcgcccccccccagccccccaggtgCATCGCTACGCAGCCAGATGGCGGGAATTTCAAATGCTGTGGCGTGCAAAATACTACCCGGCCCCATGCGGACAGGCACGCAGTTCTGGTGCACAGCGCGTGTGCACAGCGCACACCCGGCCACACGCTGGACGTGAGCACAGTACCGGTGCACAGCGCGTGTGCACAGCGCACACCCGGCCACACGCTGGCACGCAGGTCTGCACCAAGAGATTTCTTAGCGCCTGGTTTTTAGTCACCGCAAGTCCCACAACTCAAGCGACAGGCCCAAGGCGCGAGACGCTGCTTGCCCTGGGCCCTACTTCAGCCTGGGGCCCTCAGCTCGCAGGGTGCTTGTGGGGGCCAGAGGAGGCGTCGGAGGGGGAACCCCATGGCTGGGCTGCCCCGCTACAATCCCAGCCCTGCAAGGGAAAGGAGACTGGGACCCTGGCAGGATGCTCGGCCCTGCCGCGTTGGGCCAGCCACCGGCGAGCGCGCCGAAGGCTTGGTGCCCCCGGTGCCCCACCCCTCACCTCCGCCGTCCTGGCGTCCTTCTGCAGCTTCTCCAGCCGACCCTCGCTGGCGCCCAGGAAGTTGCGCAGGACGCTGTTGTCGTGAATGCTGCACTCGCGCCGGATCAGGTCCATGCCGCGCCCCAGCTCCTTCACGTCCAGCAGCACGTTCTCCAGGGACACTGCGGGGAGGCGGGGGTCAGCTGGGGAACCCCCGACGGGCGAGACCCAAGCCAAGGGACCATCCCCCCCTCTCGGGGACATGCTGCTGACCCGGGCCGGGCGTCCAGCTAACGGGGGCCAGGATCCGTAGCAGGGTGGGGTGCAGCCCCCCAGGTGGACGAAGGTCCCAGCCTTGACGGGGCCTCAGACAGGGCCGAGAAGGGCTCGGTGGCCGGGGAAGGGAGCGATTTAGCCCTCGGGAAAGCCACACGTCCCCCTTGATCGGGCCATGGCAGCTGCAGCCGCTGGAGCATTCCGGGCCCGGTGGGGGCGGCCAGGGCGGGCCAGGCCGGTGGGAAGCGGGGCAAGCTGGAGAGAGCCATGgggggctggctccagggaccAGGGATGGAGCCCCGAGGCTCCACAGccattgtggggggcaggggccgcTGCTCTACCTGCTGCTGCCTTCTCCACGAAGTGCAACTCCTGCCAGAAGGTGGCCAAGTCCGGGTACTTCTCCCGCACGGTCAGCGCGATGAAGTGCAGCAGCGTCAGCTTCCGGTCTGTCGACTTGGTGTCCAGCAGCttcggggaggggagcagagcgagagggggggtcagggctgcgGCGGGGGGTGCACCAGGCCTCGTATACGCACGTGGAAGTAGCTGCACGAATGGGCACCTTGTGTACAAAGCGTGAGCGCACGAGGGTGCGTGCACAAATTAGCGTGCCCCGGCGTGCGTGCGTGGGCACGGGTGTGCAAGCGGGTGTGCACGGCCCAGCAGCCTCGACACACGGGCGGCCCGAAGGCTCCTTACCAGGTCCAGACTCTGCAGCTTGAAGCCGTAGACACAGCCGCGTTTGCTGCTGTTCATGTAATTGCCGAGGGCCAGGATGATCTGCAGAGGGACCCGCGGAGCAGGGTCAGAGACACAAAACCAGCCGCGAGCCAGGGCCTGCAGGCAGCCCACGCACCCCCGCCTATGCCCCCAACGGAGCCCCGCgtcccttcccacctcccagccCGAGCGGCCTCCCGCCTCAAGCGTCACAGCTGCGAACGGGAAGCCAGGACGCGGGTTCTCTTCCCAACATGCCAAGTGAGTcgccctctgtgcctcagtctccccgtctgtaaaatggggctaagcCCCTGGCTTCCTTCCCTGCTGCAGTCACCCAGCCGGGCTCCCACCTAGTGCCAGTGGCTCCTAACCCAGCTCACTGCCCACGTTCTAGCCCCAGCGCCTGCTTGGGGCTCCCACCAGCCATCCCCCCAGACGAGGAGCAGCTGGGGGGCCGGGCAGCGCCAGGCTGCAGAGAGATGCCTAAATCCGCAGGGACCCCCCTCCCCGGCAGCCATGCCTCTGTTTCCTGTTCTACCCGCTGAGCAGCCCTGGGACAGCGCCAGGAACACCCCGGTGCCCCCCGCTGCACAGAGCAGGGCCGGCCAGGCACCAGGAAAACCCCCGAGCACcgagcccccccccgccgcacaGAGCAGGGCCGGCCAGGCACCAGGAAAAcccccgagccccccgccccagagcAGGGCCGGCCAGGCACCAGGAAAACCCCCGAGcaccgagccccccccccccacacactgcacaGAGCAGGGCCGGCCACGCACCAGGAACACCCCCGAGCTCCCCGCCCCAGAGCAGGGCCGGCCAGGCACCAGGAAAacccccgagccccccccccccaccgcacagAGCAGGGCCGGCCAGGCGCCAGGAAAACCCCCGAGCACCGaggcgtcccccccccccaagagcagGGCCGGCCAGGCGCCAGGAAAACCCCCgagccccgagcccccccccccaccgcacagAGCAGAGCCGGCCAGGCGCACACTCACCTCCAGCACGTGCTTCAGCTTCTGAGACGCCTTGACGGAGGCCGAGGCAGCGATGACGGCGTTGAGTTGctggtgggggcaggagagggaccAAATCACCGAACGCCGTGTCCCCTACAGCCGAGCCGGCAACGTCCCCCCCCCGGGGAGCGTGCGTccgtccccccctcccctgcccagggcccATGCgtccgtcccccccgcccccgcccggggCGAGACAGGACAAGGGGATctgtgcagggggcggggggtgggcgtCCCCCCCGGGGTGAGATCTGTGCGGAGGGGGCTGGAAGGCCtcagcccagctccaccccccaccccaggtctttggggccgggccggggggcgggAGCACTTGCCCTGAGCTGCATGCCAGGGGGCTGGAGCTAGGGGAGGGTTAACCGGCCCCCAGGACGAAGGGGCGTCACCGAtgagcccccccccggcccggcctccCACCCCTCGCCGTGGCGGGGCGAGGCCTCGGACCCCACAGCCAGGTGCCCGGCTCGGGGCCGGGGCCCGTACCGGCGTCAGCATCTGCAGGTTCTCGTGGAAGTTGCCCAGGAAGGCCATGATGGCCATGCGCTGCGCCAGGCGCTCCACCTTGCTGAAGTGCAGCATGAACCGGTCCTCGTCCGCCAGCTCCTCCAGCGGCTTGCGCTCCTTCTCGTACTGCCGCAGCAGCTTCACCTCCGCCTCCGTCGGCAGCAGCCGCGCCAGGCACTCCACGAAGTCCACCGGCAGCGTCTGCAGGTCGAACCTGCCGGCCCGGCGGGACCCGTCACAGCGCGCGGGGGGCAGCCCCGCTGGGCCTCGGCCTGGGGCCGCGGCGCCGAGGCCGGCCGGGGAGCCGGCTGCGGGCGGCCATTTACCCTCCCAGCACCCGCGGCAACGCGGCCTGCTCGCCCCCGCCGCCGGGGGTCTGACTGGCCTCCCCCCCCGGGCTGAGGGGGGGCAGTGGGTCGCCCCGTGCACGGACGTGCGAGGCTCCTGCAAAGcactggagccaggggaggggacTCCAGCCCCCCGTGTTCCCAGAGGCCGAGCTCCGGCTGGGGGCACAAAGCAGgggctcccccgccccgccccgcccgggggcACCTACATGTGGATGGCTCTGCAGATCTCCTCGGCGCTGCGGCCCGCCTTGCGCAGCGTGATGGCCAGGTTCTTGGCCCGGTTGGCCTCCAGCAGCGTCACCTTGCTGGCCGCCTTGTGCGAGGCCTTGCTCTTGGCGCACACCAGCTCCACGGCGGGGCCCTGAGCTTTGGTTTTGAAGAGCTCCTCGAACTTGTCCAGGTCCAGGTCCTGGCGGGGAGAGGAGAGCGCGTCCCCCGGTGCCAGGCTGGGCACCCGAACCGGGAACAGCACTGCCACACCGGCCGCGCGAGCTGCCAGCTCGGCTGGGGGACCCCGCCCAGGAGCTCCCGGGGGGTCCCTGCAGAatggggggcagcaccccagctAGGGACCGCCCGCCGCCATCCCCGGGGGCTCCATGGACGGGACCCCCTGCCGCCATTGCCGGGGGCCCCACAGACGGGACCCCCTCTAGGGACCCCCTGCTGCCATCCCCAGGGGCTCCACAGACGGGACCCCCTGCCACCACTGCTGGGGGCCCCATGGACGGGACCCCCACTAGGGACCACCTGCCGCCATCCCCGGGGGCTCCACGGACGGGACCCCCTGCCACCACTGCCAGGGGCCCCACAGACAGGATCCCCGCTAGGGACCACCTGCTGCCATCCCCAGGGGCCCCACGGACGGGACCCCCTGCTGCCACTGTTGGGGGCCCCACGGATGGGACCCCCACTAGGGACCGCCCACCGCCACCCCCGGGTGCCCCATGGATGGGACCCCCACTAGGGACTGCCCACCACAATCGCCTGGGGCCCCACGGACGGGACCCCCGCTAGGCTGCCTAGGAAGGACAGGAAGAAGGGGGGGGATGGACCCCATTAGGAATCCCACATCGCACTGGGAATGAGCCAGCCGCAGCCCCAGTGCACCGCTGCCCCCAGGCCGGCAGCTGCCCCCGCGCCGTGAGCTCCGCTCCCCCTCCCAGCGGGACGAGgcccccagacctgcccccaccTGCAGGATCCTCTCGTCGTCCAGCTCACTGAAGACGGTGCCGCTGATCTGGTTGGGTTTCAGCGCCGTCCAGTTAAAGACGGGCAGGCGGAACTTGGTCTTGATGGGCTTCTTTATCCGGATGGCTGGGgacaagggggcagggagggcgtgaaaccgcCTCGCTCGCAGCGAGcccccagggagccccccagcctgggcagagagGGCCGGAGAGAGGGGCACGGCCCCGGGCGATGCCCCCAGCCGCCCCGTGCAGCCGGCCACAGACCTGGGCTGGAAGGACCTGCCCACAATCGATGAATCCCAGGACGCCGGGGCCCCTTAGCCCCCCGCCCCAAGGGTCAGTGCCCCCGGGCCCAGCCGCTTCTCGCCGAGCTGGGCGCCCGCCGGCTGAACAGGGGGGGACCCAGGGTCAGACGCAGGGGGCGCCTCAagagcaggcagcagcaggggcagccccgGGGGTCCTCGAGGTCCCTCTGCCCCGGGCAGGCACCCCAAGGCCCTCACCGGTTCCGAGGCTGCAAACCCAGAGGCTGGGCGGGGCGGCGGGAATTTGGAGGGAAATTTTCCCGCAACCACAGCCCAGGCCTTGGACATGAGGGGCAGTtccagggagacccccccccccgcctgccccacgggaaacacccccacacaccctacGGGGGattctccccacctgccccacgagagacccccccaccctggcCTGTCCCATGggagacacccccacacaccccacggGAGattctcccctcctgccccatgagagaccccctccctggcctgcaccACGGGaacaccacccccccacacagaggatcctcccacctgccccacgggacacacaccccccactggccccagggccagcacTCCTCGGGCGCCATGCCCTAACAGGGACGCTTCCTACCTGACAACCCCACAGTGAGGATGACGGAGGGCGAGGTCCCAGGCAGTGGGGGCGCAGGGGGGCACCtgtctgtggggagagagggagagtctGAGGCGCTGGCTCCTCAGGGGACACCTGGCCCCAATCCCCAGGCATGGGCCGAGCTTACCTGGCAGTGGCGGGGCCGGCGGGGgcacagggggcgggggaggcgggggcgggggggctgcctcCACAGGAGGCAAGACCGGGAGGCGGAGGTCGCAGTCGGGGATGTCCCCTTCGCCCTCCAGGGGCGGCAGTGGGTCACCCCCCGGCTCCCCGGGCTGGCGGGAGCCGCAGTGGCGCCGGAaagcctcctccttctccttgaCGATCCTGCGCAGCGTGTGCACCTGGTGAGTCGCGCTCTCGAAGGTCTCCTGTCCCGGCAGACGGGGGCGGTTAGGGctgcgtccccccccccccacgagccAGATCCCGGCCCCCACGTCCGGAGCGGGCCTGAGCTGCTGGCCCACGGGCTGCACTCAGCGGACAGAGCCCGGGGCCCCGGCTCCCAGAGCTCGGCACGCGGCCGGGAACGCGGCCCTCGGCTATGGAAAGGGGCCGCGCCGAGGGATATTCCCGCAGAGCACGCTCAGTAGCAACCAGGCTCCCGCCAGCCCCCCAGGCAGGGAGACCCCCGGCTCCCCAGCCCACAGGTGGacaggggcatgctgggaacgGGGCGGGGACGGGAGCACCCTTGGCTCATGGCAGACGAAAGGCTCACGGCCCCATTGCTGAGCCGCTCAGCCGGGGGGCAGGCGGGTTCCCTGGCCCGATCCCTGCCCCACACCTTGACCAGCTCCAGCTCTTTCTCTCGCTGTAACAGCTGCTTCTCCAGTTCCGCCACGCGCATCACGTTCTCGTTCTCCAGGTCCAGCAGCTTCTCCGTCAACTGCCGAGAGAGCAGGAGGCTGCTGTTACCGGGGGCCCAGGGCGCCGTACACCCCGGCTGCCGGCTCTGCAGCAGGTTCGGACGCAGCCCCCACGCCCAGCACAATCAGAAGCGAGGCCCCCtcgccccctgccgccccatggCAGGAGAACTCCTGGGAATCTGCCCCCCCGCGCCCGGGACACTCCTGGGGGAAGTCTGACGTTCCCAGACCCCCAGGGAAGAACCTCTGCAGAATCCCCTCAAGGGTGAGGGCCAAGAGCACCTCACAGCCCGGCCCCGACCCCCGGTGCCGGTTCCAGCCAGACCCATCCGCCCAGGCAGTCCGCAGATGTGAACGCCGCTCCGGTGGCTCGTGGGAGTTGGAGCCCCCAGTGCAGCCAGCACCCTGCTGGGAGACGGCACGGAGGCCTGGTGGGGTGCAGAGCCCCGGGTGGGGCCGGACCCCGCATGGCCTGGTGGGACCCAGCCCCTGGTGCAGACGGGCCGAGACGCCTACGTGGGATACGtgctcctccagctcctccactTTCTCCAGCGCCACGTTCTTGGTCTCCGCGTcctccagcagcccccccacaTCGAAGACATTGTCCAGGTAGGCCTGGATCTGCACCTGCAGCTTCTCGCTCTCCGTGTGCCGCGActtctgcaggggaggggaacccAGCGTCAGGGCAACAGAACACCGTCCGCCCACCCGCCTCCCCTTCCCAGGGGGCACCGGCCCCTCGTAGAGCACCCACTTCTCCCCAGCGGCATGGTCCCCTGCCGCAGCTTTCCTCTCGCACCACCCCTGGTGCTGTCGCCCACCCCCGTgtcacagagagggaaactgaggcacggtgaggctggagagggagggcggctgccctgcaggagcctcggggagtcacttcccctctctctgggcCTAAGGACCCTTCCTCTCTGCATTTGCCTGGAGATTAAACCTCCTGTCCCAGGGCTTAACCCATCCCTGACtactgggggcagggacaggcctGGGGCGCAGatccccccccacctctgcctaTTGTGCCTCGCTCTAAAGCGGCCGGTGCTGGGCCCCAGAGGGGCTGATGCAGCCTGGCCACGTGTCCGTCTCCTCCCCTGACACTGAGCTGCAGCCCCTGAGGCGACCGCGATGCACCTGACGGAGGAGAATCTGGGGTCTCGGTGCTCCCCGGCTCTACCTGCAGGAACTCCTCCAGGCCCAGCTTGGTGAATTCGTACTGCAGGTGCACCCGGAAATTCATGTCCTCCACGGAGTGCACCACGATGTTGATGAACTGCATGCAGGCCACCTGCAAGGGAGAGGAGGCGTCACCGCAGGGAACGCGGGGGCAAGATACCCACACCAGCCGGCCGGCCTTTGGTGGGGGGAGGTCACGGGGTCTGGGATCCAGGCACCAGCCGGCTGGCCTTCGGGGCAGGAGTCATGGGGCCGGGAGCCAGGCCTGCCTGACATGGGCAGCTGTTCTCCAGTGACTCGGCTGCCAGGCACTTCCTAGAggccccctgggagggcagtgCCGGCCCCGCTCTCCCCAGGTCGGGGACTGCTCACCATGAAATCGATGCTGCTGTCCTCATTCCGGAAGTAGTCCATGAGCTTCTCGAAGCGGTGCGTCTCTTTGCAGACCTGCAAGGCGCCCACAGAGGGGTTATCGCCTGGCCCACCCTGATGGCACCCCCGCATGCGCACAGCTCTCCCTAGGCCCTTGTGCCCATCCCCCCGGCATCGGGGCATGGTCTGCTCTTCTGTCTGATTAACCCTGGGATCCCTCCGTCCTGCAGCTCCCGGGGTAGCTGCTGTTTGCTGGAACGGGCCGGACAGAGCATCCCTGGGCGCCCCTAGAGATGGGGCTGCCCATCCCCGACAGCCAGGCTGGGTCACCCAGGCCAAGAGCTGgccccagtctctgcccccacaatgcccatccCAGCCCCTGGAGCTGGTGGGGCGTGTGCGGGGAATGGcgcccccctgtggcagggccggGCTCACCTCTTTGAAGTTGTCGAAGGCAGCGAGAATGATTTCGTGGCCTCCCCTCACCAGGCAGACAGCCGCCAGCAGCTCCAGCACCAGGGCCTTGGTCCTAGGGGACGACCAACGGGCTGAGTGACTCACCCACCACCCAGAagccctgccctgccagggcAGAGCCCAGCCACGATCCTGCTGGCCTGAGAGCAGCAGAGTCTGCGCCGGGGACGCCTCTGTCTGCCTGGGCTGACACttgggctggggacaggggctgggggacGGTCCCAAAGAGCCCAGGCAGGTGCCAGGTTCCCCGCCACCCTGACCTGGCAGGGGTTGGGGAGTCCAGTGTCTGCCAGCTGCTGTGGGCACCGTCCCCCAGGGCCTGGACTGAGAcccatcaaactcatttcacactcCGGCCACCCAGCTGCTGCTAAGGGCCTGTCGCTACCAGCCGGGGCTGGATTGGAGCCCAGGAGCTTTCGGCTACGGTCTGTAATCCCCGTGCTCTCCCCCGGCCCAGCCCTGCACAGCTCCTCGCTGAGACAGGCCCAGGAAGGGGACCCAGCGGAGACCCAGAGAGGGGACCCCGATCTGCTGCCGCTCTGCCTTACCTGGGGTTCTTGTTATGCAGGCTGAGCGCGATCTCATTGACGGCGTGGGGATGGGACATCACCAGGTTGAATCCgtactggggagggagggaaaggcagaGAGCGGGGCGTTAGCAACAGCAGGATGGTCAGGAACGGGGGTCAGGGGCAGGCAGGGTACACAGCCCCGACACACAAACACAGCCCCTTTGCTTCCCAGCAGCTCGGGACAGGGTTTCGTCCGGAGCAGCCCGTGGGCTCTCACCAGCTGTCCGTGCCCGCCCCGCTTGCTTGGAGATGGGGAATTTtataggagagaaaaaaatcaacgAGTTCACATTTTTTGCACCAGGGGAATCTCAAATCCAGGTGCTACCTGCTGCCCAGTCCCAAATTCGGTAACAGCCAGGCCGGGCAGGAGAGGGTGCCGGAGTCTGGGAGGGCTACGcaccctcctgcttcaggactGCAGCGGtgactgggggtcaggaggggaggtgaccccactgcccccctgcaaggattcctgcccctcctcttggggGCAGGTCCAGGGGCTCGACACAGCCCGAGGGCAGGGGCTGTAGCCACTGAGGTGGAAGCACCATGTCCCCCCATCGCCCCCGAGCCTGTGGTAAGTGTCGGGCGCCGGGTACCTGGTAGTTCATGATGGCCCGCAGGCACATGATGCAGACGTGGACG of Natator depressus isolate rNatDep1 chromosome 20, rNatDep2.hap1, whole genome shotgun sequence contains these proteins:
- the FMNL3 gene encoding formin-like protein 3 isoform X2 — translated: MGNVESADGEPLPRGPGGAPLGGSGLLQPGKMPMPEPCELEERFALVLSSMNLPPDKARLLRQYDNEKKWDLICDQERFQVKNPPHTYIQKLQTFLDPGVTRKKFRRRVQESTKVLRELEISLRTNHIGWVREFLNDENKGLDVLVEYLSFAQCAVMFDCEGLESGEDGALEKLKSWSRSIEDLQHPITLSAPFATSLARSARPSALRCSTLPSRKALKNSRLVSQKDDVHVCIMCLRAIMNYQYGFNLVMSHPHAVNEIALSLHNKNPRTKALVLELLAAVCLVRGGHEIILAAFDNFKEVCKETHRFEKLMDYFRNEDSSIDFMVACMQFINIVVHSVEDMNFRVHLQYEFTKLGLEEFLQKSRHTESEKLQVQIQAYLDNVFDVGGLLEDAETKNVALEKVEELEEHVSHLTEKLLDLENENVMRVAELEKQLLQREKELELVKETFESATHQVHTLRRIVKEKEEAFRRHCGSRQPGEPGGDPLPPLEGEGDIPDCDLRLPVLPPVEAAPPPPPPPPPVPPPAPPLPDRCPPAPPLPGTSPSVILTVGLSAIRIKKPIKTKFRLPVFNWTALKPNQISGTVFSELDDERILQDLDLDKFEELFKTKAQGPAVELVCAKSKASHKAASKVTLLEANRAKNLAITLRKAGRSAEEICRAIHMFDLQTLPVDFVECLARLLPTEAEVKLLRQYEKERKPLEELADEDRFMLHFSKVERLAQRMAIMAFLGNFHENLQMLTPQLNAVIAASASVKASQKLKHVLEIILALGNYMNSSKRGCVYGFKLQSLDLLLDTKSTDRKLTLLHFIALTVREKYPDLATFWQELHFVEKAAAVSLENVLLDVKELGRGMDLIRRECSIHDNSVLRNFLGASEGRLEKLQKDARTAEDAYNMVVRYFGESPKTMPPSVFFPVFVRFIRSYKDAEQENEQRKKQEEVLREKMLAQEAKKLEKRNKWQEQELIAELRRRQAKEHRPVYEGKDGTIEDIITVLKSVPFTARSAKRGSRFFCDPSHHDESNC
- the FMNL3 gene encoding formin-like protein 3 isoform X1, translated to MGNVESADGEPLPRGPGGAPLGGSGLLQPGKMPMPEPCELEERFALVLSSMNLPPDKARLLRQYDNEKKWDLICDQERFQVKNPPHTYIQKLQTFLDPGVTRKKFRRRVQESTKVLRELEISLRTNHIGWVREFLNDENKGLDVLVEYLSFAQCAVMFDCEGLESGEDGALEKLKSWSRSIEDLQHPITLSAPFATSLARSARPSALRCSTLPSRKALKNSRLVSQKDDVHVCIMCLRAIMNYQYGFNLVMSHPHAVNEIALSLHNKNPRTKALVLELLAAVCLVRGGHEIILAAFDNFKEVCKETHRFEKLMDYFRNEDSSIDFMVACMQFINIVVHSVEDMNFRVHLQYEFTKLGLEEFLQKSRHTESEKLQVQIQAYLDNVFDVGGLLEDAETKNVALEKVEELEEHVSHLTEKLLDLENENVMRVAELEKQLLQREKELELVKETFESATHQVHTLRRIVKEKEEAFRRHCGSRQPGEPGGDPLPPLEGEGDIPDCDLRLPVLPPVEAAPPPPPPPPPVPPPAPPLPDRCPPAPPLPGTSPSVILTVGLSAIRIKKPIKTKFRLPVFNWTALKPNQISGTVFSELDDERILQDLDLDKFEELFKTKAQGPAVELVCAKSKASHKAASKVTLLEANRAKNLAITLRKAGRSAEEICRAIHMFDLQTLPVDFVECLARLLPTEAEVKLLRQYEKERKPLEELADEDRFMLHFSKVERLAQRMAIMAFLGNFHENLQMLTPQLNAVIAASASVKASQKLKHVLEIILALGNYMNSSKRGCVYGFKLQSLDLLLDTKSTDRKLTLLHFIALTVREKYPDLATFWQELHFVEKAAAVSLENVLLDVKELGRGMDLIRRECSIHDNSVLRNFLGASEGRLEKLQKDARTAEDAYNMVVRYFGESPKTMPPSVFFPVFVRFIRSYKDAEQENEQRKKQEEVLREKMLAQEAKKLEKRNKWQEQELIAELRRRQAKEHRPVYEGKDGTIEDIITDLHSQPLRRANAASRSLDPRGLCPAPPAPCPNSALKDQRDLGRGWLCALGSALERHY